The following are encoded in a window of Leptodactylus fuscus isolate aLepFus1 chromosome 9, aLepFus1.hap2, whole genome shotgun sequence genomic DNA:
- the LOC142218594 gene encoding uncharacterized protein LOC142218594, with amino-acid sequence MGGRRLSSLLLGLLSLLSGALPPGEAQERLLLLPSDSPVTTSRPFPVSPVDLGVSSGVSVPPDVTGPDTVNAQSSSPSSSTVSVTESYGAGSDVTAAGSDVTTVGSDVTTVGSDVTGASNETTSDPSAITMVTGSRDATSADVTEPRPPNQTSSAEDKRSDPATQTPALLATLRSTKTPGDDSTPVTATAILFQSTLITAVTTSTVTSTEPRNTQSTAAVHTTRAEVQRGPSVLEVGDEKDLTSYHPKGSSNPLFVMIVSVFTIMVVMLVVVVGFHRYKKRNSRTEFRRLQDLPMDDMMEDTPLSLYSY; translated from the exons GTGAGGCTCAGGAGAGGTTGTTGCTCCTCCCCTCTGACAGTCCTGTGACCACCAGTCGCCCGTTTCCTGTGAGTCCTGTAGATTTGGGTGTGAGCTCGGGGGTCTCGGTTCCCCCTGACGTTACAGGTCCGGATACAGTCAATGCTCAGTCGTCGTCTCCTTCCTCGTCCACAGTCAGTGTAACAGAATCTTATGGtgcaggaagtgatgtcactgcagcaggaagtgatgtcaccacagtaggaagtgatgtcaccacagtaggaagtgatgtcactggagcGAGCAATGAGACAACATCTGACCCCAGCGCTATAACCATGGTGACCGGCAGCCGTGATGCTACCAGTGCAGATGTCACCGAGCCCCGTCCACCTAACCAGACGTCATCAGCAGAGGACAAGAGGAGCG ACCCCGCGACACAGACGCCCGCACTCCTCGCCACCCTCAGGTCGACAAAGACTCCCGGTGATGACTCCACCCCGGTCACTGCGACTGCCATTTTGTTCCAGTCCACGTTGATAACGGCAGTCACCACAAGCACCGTCACCTCCACGGAACCCCGCAacacacagagcacggctgcagTGCACACCACCAGGGCGGAGGTGCAGAGGGGGCCGTCAGTGCTGGAAGTCGGGGATGAGAAAG ATCTTACAAGTTACCACCCCAAGGGCAGCTCCAACCCGCTGTTTGTCATGATTGTCTCGGTCTTCACCATCATGGTGGTTatgctggtagttgtagttggTTTCCATCGATACAAGAAGAGGAACAGCCGCACCGAGTTCAGACGCCTGCAGGACCTGCCCATG GATGACATGATGGAGGACACGCCGCTCTCCCTGTACAGCTACTAG